A part of Myxococcus landrumus genomic DNA contains:
- a CDS encoding fused MFS/spermidine synthase translates to MTSRVSRVAPLLFGSGLCALVYQTVWLREFRLIFGASTAASAAVLAIFMAGLGLGGVLLGARADRNPRPLNFYAQLELLIAGSAALSPFLVELARAGYIGVGGTTSLGLFLGSVVRLVLSALVLAVPTVLMGGTLPAAARSVQLDADPNRRHLAILYGVNTLGAVTGAALSTFVLLEVYGNRTTLWLACLLNAAVAIAARGVSRSMESAPAAVARTETETNQAPAAESPAPAMASPASDSRTSPPFARVAALVVGFAFLLMELVWYRMLGPILGGTTFTFGLILAMALLGIGLGGAAYSIAFRHRAATLSGFALTCAAEAFFIALPFALGDHLAIVAALLRPLGGLGFGGMMLSWALVAAVVILPAAFISGIQFPLLLALVGKGRQDVGKQVGQVYAWNTVGSIAGSLAGGFGVIPLMTAPVTWQLVAGILAMLGLVSATLSLRLERGKGALLVPVSVAALALVLLSARGPSAAWRHGSIGAGRSDLNQTSLNHIEAWLREKSRDIVWEQDGVESSVALSAANGLAFIVNGKVDGNTIGDAPTQVMSGLLGAMLHPDPKNALIIGLGTGSTAGWLGAIPRMERVDVVEIEPAILEVARRCHAVNADVMDNPKVHTSIADAREVLLTTRQRYDIIFSEPSNPYRAGISSLFTRDFYQAVKQRLSEGGIFVQWLQAYEVDAHTVQSAYATLASEFEFVETWQVHHGDLLLVATRQPLVHDIARLKTRMAEEPYRSALRATWRTDEAEGVLARFVATPAFTASVAEASQDFINTDDLSFMEFAFARSLGRQAGFSIDTLWNESLASGTSRPAIAGAVDWERVAQLRAWNRVPLERRSAPLPRSTLARLAFIDAYTKNQLPQAHTLWMKERWEPRGPLEQVAIASVLAHAGDAEVLSALEPMRSTLPAEVDLLEGLYRLRKGQRELATSLFERALITLRKTPWTASEVPRGVFPEFVAIARADKALGKKLFDALSLPFAADAFTVARQETRVEIALLVDWLGLCVSALQPIEPHTLWDSAQLHARAQCYAHHGHPSASQAERELEHLIAQAPPLFMGGGASHGDANTQPGPFLPPSSNGAPPPVVAGEPVP, encoded by the coding sequence ATGACTTCGCGCGTGTCGAGGGTAGCGCCGCTGTTGTTCGGTTCGGGCTTGTGCGCTCTCGTGTATCAGACTGTCTGGCTTCGGGAGTTCCGCCTCATCTTCGGCGCGAGTACCGCGGCATCCGCGGCCGTGCTGGCCATCTTCATGGCGGGACTGGGATTGGGTGGCGTGCTCCTGGGAGCTCGCGCCGACCGGAATCCCCGGCCCCTGAACTTCTACGCCCAGCTCGAGCTGCTCATCGCCGGCAGCGCGGCGCTGAGCCCCTTCCTCGTCGAGCTGGCGCGCGCCGGTTACATCGGCGTGGGGGGGACGACCAGCCTGGGTCTCTTCCTGGGCTCGGTGGTACGACTGGTGCTGTCGGCGCTCGTGCTGGCGGTCCCCACGGTGCTGATGGGTGGAACGCTTCCGGCCGCCGCGCGGTCCGTGCAGTTGGACGCGGACCCGAACCGACGTCACCTCGCCATCCTCTACGGCGTGAATACCTTGGGGGCCGTCACCGGCGCGGCGCTCTCCACCTTCGTCCTGCTGGAGGTGTACGGCAACCGCACCACGCTGTGGCTCGCGTGCCTCCTCAATGCCGCCGTCGCCATCGCCGCTCGCGGGGTGAGCCGGTCGATGGAGAGCGCCCCGGCAGCCGTGGCCCGCACGGAGACCGAGACGAACCAGGCTCCCGCCGCCGAGTCGCCCGCTCCGGCGATGGCGAGCCCGGCCTCCGACTCGCGCACGTCGCCGCCCTTCGCACGCGTGGCCGCGCTGGTGGTCGGTTTCGCGTTCCTGCTGATGGAGCTGGTCTGGTACCGGATGCTCGGGCCCATCCTCGGCGGGACGACCTTCACCTTCGGGCTCATCCTCGCCATGGCCTTGCTCGGCATCGGCCTGGGGGGCGCGGCCTACTCCATCGCATTCCGACACCGCGCGGCCACGCTGTCCGGCTTCGCCCTCACCTGCGCGGCGGAGGCCTTCTTCATCGCCCTGCCCTTCGCACTGGGTGACCACCTCGCCATCGTCGCCGCCCTGCTGCGCCCCCTGGGAGGATTGGGCTTCGGGGGAATGATGCTGAGCTGGGCCCTGGTCGCGGCCGTCGTCATCCTGCCCGCGGCGTTCATCTCCGGCATCCAGTTCCCGCTGCTCCTCGCGCTCGTTGGAAAGGGCCGCCAGGACGTGGGCAAGCAAGTGGGCCAAGTCTACGCGTGGAACACCGTGGGCTCCATCGCCGGCTCGCTCGCGGGTGGCTTCGGGGTGATTCCCCTCATGACGGCGCCGGTGACGTGGCAGCTCGTCGCGGGAATCCTCGCCATGCTGGGACTGGTGTCGGCGACGCTGTCCCTGCGCCTCGAGCGCGGCAAGGGCGCGCTGCTCGTCCCCGTGTCCGTCGCGGCGCTCGCGCTGGTGTTGCTGTCCGCGCGAGGGCCCTCCGCGGCGTGGCGTCATGGGAGCATCGGCGCGGGCCGCTCCGACCTCAACCAGACGAGCCTCAATCACATCGAAGCCTGGCTCCGCGAGAAGTCGCGAGACATCGTCTGGGAGCAGGACGGCGTCGAGAGCAGCGTCGCGCTGAGCGCGGCGAATGGCCTGGCCTTCATCGTCAATGGCAAGGTGGATGGCAACACCATCGGAGATGCGCCCACGCAGGTGATGAGTGGACTGCTCGGCGCGATGCTGCATCCCGACCCCAAGAACGCACTCATCATCGGCCTTGGGACAGGCAGCACCGCGGGGTGGCTCGGAGCGATTCCCCGGATGGAGCGGGTGGATGTGGTGGAGATCGAGCCCGCCATCCTCGAGGTCGCCCGTCGCTGCCACGCGGTGAACGCCGACGTGATGGACAACCCGAAGGTCCACACCTCCATCGCGGATGCGCGGGAGGTGCTGCTCACCACCCGGCAGCGCTACGACATCATCTTCTCGGAGCCCTCCAATCCCTATCGCGCGGGCATCTCCAGCCTCTTCACCCGAGACTTCTATCAGGCCGTGAAACAGCGCCTCTCCGAAGGCGGCATCTTCGTGCAGTGGCTCCAGGCCTACGAGGTGGACGCGCACACGGTCCAGAGCGCCTACGCCACCCTGGCCTCGGAGTTCGAGTTCGTGGAGACGTGGCAAGTCCACCACGGAGACCTGCTGTTGGTGGCGACCCGGCAGCCGCTCGTCCACGACATCGCCCGGCTGAAGACTCGGATGGCCGAGGAGCCCTATCGCTCCGCGCTGCGCGCCACGTGGCGCACGGACGAGGCCGAGGGAGTCCTGGCGCGCTTCGTGGCCACCCCGGCCTTCACCGCGTCCGTCGCGGAGGCGAGCCAGGACTTCATCAACACCGACGACCTGTCCTTCATGGAGTTCGCCTTCGCACGCAGCCTGGGACGACAGGCGGGCTTCTCCATCGACACCCTCTGGAACGAGTCCCTGGCCTCGGGCACGAGCCGCCCCGCGATTGCGGGAGCGGTGGACTGGGAGCGCGTCGCGCAGCTTCGCGCGTGGAACCGCGTCCCGCTCGAACGAAGGAGCGCCCCCCTCCCTCGCTCGACGCTGGCGCGCCTGGCGTTCATCGACGCCTACACCAAGAACCAGCTCCCGCAGGCCCACACGCTCTGGATGAAGGAGCGCTGGGAGCCGCGAGGCCCGCTGGAACAGGTGGCCATCGCGAGTGTGCTCGCGCACGCGGGTGACGCCGAGGTGTTGAGCGCCCTGGAGCCCATGCGGTCGACGCTGCCCGCGGAAGTGGACTTGCTGGAAGGGCTCTACCGGCTGCGAAAGGGGCAACGGGAGCTGGCCACGTCGCTCTTCGAGCGCGCGCTCATCACCCTGCGGAAGACGCCGTGGACCGCCTCGGAGGTTCCTCGCGGCGTCTTCCCGGAGTTCGTCGCCATCGCACGCGCCGACAAGGCCCTGGGCAAGAAGCTCTTCGACGCCCTCTCCCTGCCCTTCGCCGCGGACGCCTTCACCGTCGCGCGACAGGAGACGCGGGTGGAGATCGCCCTCCTCGTGGACTGGTTGGGCCTGTGTGTTTCAGCGCTCCAGCCCATCGAGCCCCATACCCTCTGGGACAGCGCACAACTGCATGCTCGCGCCCAGTGCTACGCGCACCATGGACACCCCTCCGCGAGCCAGGCTGAACGAGAGCTCGAGCACCTCATCGCTCAAGCACCGCCCCTGTTCATGGGGGGTGGCGCCTCGCACGGCGACGCGAATACGCAGCCGGGGCCCTTCCTGCCCCCCAGCTCGAACGGAGCACCGCCGCCCGTCGTGGCCGGAGAACCCGTGCCCTGA
- a CDS encoding chemotaxis protein CheB → MAFRVLMVGKGLRALAARGLFDGESLVPVGPAEVDFPGALVAVQRHFPDVLLVDLTGLEALEAIEQVMAGRPVPVLALHPGVLSGQEAFQAVAMGALDVAERPAVPGPEFWAHISRKLVLLAQVKAVRQTQTRASSKLPREELPPPPFPLVAIAASLGGPKAVAQVLRKIPRDFPAPIAYCQHISEGFTEGLAHWLTMETALGVREAEHGMSMAPGTVYIAPSGSHLLVRPEGRLELDSGPALRGFRPSCDMLLTSAAESFGSRCVGVILTGMGRDGARGMKEIRERGGRTIAQDEGTSAVWGMPREAVLLGAAQEVLPLERIGPTLLQWVDAC, encoded by the coding sequence ATGGCATTCAGGGTGCTCATGGTGGGCAAGGGGCTGCGCGCGCTCGCGGCCCGAGGCCTGTTCGACGGCGAGTCGCTTGTCCCGGTCGGTCCCGCGGAGGTGGACTTCCCGGGCGCGCTCGTCGCCGTGCAGCGCCACTTCCCGGACGTGTTGTTGGTGGACCTCACGGGGCTGGAGGCCCTGGAGGCCATCGAGCAGGTCATGGCGGGACGGCCCGTGCCGGTGCTGGCGCTGCACCCGGGAGTCCTCTCGGGGCAGGAGGCCTTCCAGGCGGTGGCGATGGGCGCGCTGGACGTGGCGGAGCGCCCGGCCGTTCCGGGCCCTGAGTTCTGGGCTCACATCTCACGCAAGCTGGTGCTCCTGGCGCAGGTGAAGGCCGTGCGCCAGACGCAGACGCGCGCGTCCTCGAAGCTGCCCCGGGAGGAGCTGCCTCCGCCTCCGTTCCCCCTGGTGGCCATCGCCGCGTCCCTGGGCGGACCCAAGGCGGTCGCACAGGTACTGCGGAAGATTCCGCGAGACTTTCCCGCGCCCATCGCCTACTGCCAGCACATCAGCGAGGGTTTCACGGAGGGCCTCGCGCACTGGCTGACCATGGAGACGGCGCTGGGAGTGAGGGAGGCGGAGCACGGCATGTCGATGGCGCCGGGGACGGTGTACATCGCACCGTCGGGCAGTCACCTGTTGGTGAGACCCGAGGGCAGGCTGGAGTTGGACTCGGGGCCCGCGCTCCGGGGATTCCGGCCTTCGTGTGACATGCTGCTCACTTCGGCCGCGGAATCCTTCGGCTCGCGCTGTGTCGGCGTCATTCTCACGGGAATGGGGCGTGATGGCGCGCGGGGAATGAAGGAGATCCGTGAGCGGGGAGGGCGGACCATCGCTCAGGATGAGGGGACGTCCGCGGTGTGGGGCATGCCTCGCGAGGCAGTGCTGCTCGGGGCGGCGCAGGAAGTCCTGCCGCTGGAGCGCATTGGCCCCACGTTGTTGCAGTGGGTGGATGCGTGCTGA
- a CDS encoding protein-glutamate O-methyltransferase yields MLNVSNKVLQQLAALLLERAGLKITPDGFHSLRLALSTRMPVLGVEEPERYLQRLNGPGGEEELRSLLPLVTVGHTEFFRDAKQFRALEKSVLPDLLARARREMRKVSVWSAGCATGEEPYSVAMVLAELGALSVEVDLWATDLNLAAVEAARQGRFSQRRAISINPERLSRFFRPVEDGYEALTTLREYIRFDGQNLAVPVFDKVALGSLDLILCRNVIIYFDLPTIRGLMDRFLAALRPGGLLFLGYSESLFKVYDRFEMIEVDGAFVYRRPPSDRGVRPPPLRIHPYPGTGAQESRPPEPEPFSPAVYARPPVEGAQGARPRAAPVDTSVRGSGALSGTFSTVGTPSIASAPPPGGTRSNDLGRPRITVEIPAVGAPDAGRTRPTLELPAVQVAARAASSGEPSAPTAWPKLLPPAERLAMAVRKMTQGDFPAAIAGVERLLVDEPSDLDALLTLGNLYSLTGRIPEAREAFAQAILREPLCVEARVFGGVAALQAGELKEARSELGKALFLEPTLAIGHYLLAQVQERSHESDSARRSYRNAIAQLRFPQRTLAGHYPEMPDSAEAISRAARYALAALEEQPPH; encoded by the coding sequence GTGCTGAATGTGAGCAACAAAGTGCTTCAACAGCTCGCCGCGCTCCTGCTGGAGCGTGCGGGGTTGAAGATCACTCCGGATGGTTTCCACAGCCTGCGGCTGGCGCTGTCCACGCGCATGCCGGTGCTCGGCGTGGAGGAGCCGGAGCGTTACCTCCAGCGGCTGAACGGACCCGGAGGCGAGGAGGAGCTGCGCTCGCTGTTGCCCCTGGTGACGGTGGGGCACACGGAGTTCTTCCGCGACGCCAAGCAGTTCCGCGCCCTGGAGAAGAGCGTGCTGCCGGACCTGCTGGCGCGTGCGCGGCGGGAGATGCGCAAGGTCTCGGTCTGGTCCGCGGGCTGCGCGACGGGTGAGGAGCCCTACAGCGTGGCCATGGTGCTGGCGGAGCTGGGCGCGCTCTCGGTCGAGGTGGACCTGTGGGCCACGGACCTGAACCTGGCGGCCGTGGAGGCCGCGCGTCAGGGACGCTTCTCGCAGCGGCGCGCCATCAGCATCAACCCGGAGCGGCTCAGCCGGTTCTTTCGCCCCGTCGAGGACGGCTACGAGGCGCTGACCACCCTGCGTGAGTACATCCGCTTCGATGGCCAGAACCTGGCTGTCCCGGTCTTCGACAAGGTGGCGCTCGGCTCGCTGGACCTCATCCTCTGCCGCAACGTCATCATCTACTTCGACCTGCCCACCATCCGCGGGTTGATGGACCGGTTCCTCGCGGCGCTGCGGCCCGGGGGGCTGCTCTTCCTGGGGTACTCGGAGAGCCTCTTCAAGGTCTATGACCGCTTCGAGATGATTGAAGTGGATGGCGCCTTCGTCTACCGCCGTCCGCCCAGTGACCGGGGCGTGCGCCCGCCGCCCCTGCGCATCCATCCGTACCCTGGAACGGGAGCGCAGGAGTCGCGCCCGCCGGAGCCGGAGCCGTTCTCTCCCGCCGTCTACGCTCGTCCTCCCGTGGAGGGCGCCCAAGGGGCCCGGCCTCGCGCGGCGCCGGTGGACACCAGCGTCAGGGGCTCGGGGGCGCTGTCCGGTACGTTCTCCACCGTGGGAACGCCGTCCATCGCGTCCGCGCCGCCGCCCGGAGGCACGCGGAGCAACGACCTGGGCCGGCCTCGCATCACCGTCGAGATTCCCGCGGTGGGTGCTCCGGACGCGGGTCGCACGCGCCCGACGTTGGAGCTGCCCGCGGTGCAGGTGGCCGCGCGCGCCGCTTCATCCGGAGAGCCGTCCGCGCCCACCGCCTGGCCGAAGCTGCTGCCTCCCGCGGAGCGGTTGGCCATGGCGGTGCGGAAGATGACGCAGGGGGATTTCCCCGCGGCCATCGCGGGCGTGGAGCGCTTGCTGGTGGATGAGCCCAGCGACCTGGATGCGCTGCTGACGCTGGGGAATCTCTACTCGCTCACGGGCCGCATTCCGGAGGCGAGGGAGGCCTTCGCCCAGGCCATCCTGCGCGAGCCGCTGTGCGTGGAGGCGCGGGTGTTCGGCGGTGTGGCGGCGTTGCAGGCGGGGGAGCTGAAGGAGGCGCGCTCGGAGCTGGGAAAGGCGCTGTTCCTGGAGCCCACGCTGGCCATTGGCCACTACCTGCTGGCGCAGGTGCAGGAGCGCAGCCACGAGTCGGATTCCGCGCGCCGGAGCTATCGCAACGCGATTGCCCAGCTTCGCTTCCCCCAGCGCACCCTGGCTGGGCACTACCCGGAGATGCCCGACTCGGCGGAGGCCATCTCCCGCGCGGCGCGCTATGCACTCGCCGCGCTGGAAGAACAGCCTCCGCACTGA
- a CDS encoding polyhydroxyalkanoic acid system family protein: protein MGMMKFDIPHSLPKEEVKKRVEQLLQYWGGKYGVKADWQGEGAKIVGKVMGIKLDASFVITDKAVEGEGTDPGMLLRGQATKYLKEKFSSVLDPSKSLDQVKGALS from the coding sequence ATGGGCATGATGAAGTTCGATATTCCCCACTCCCTCCCGAAGGAGGAGGTCAAGAAGCGCGTGGAGCAGCTGCTTCAGTACTGGGGAGGCAAGTACGGAGTGAAGGCGGACTGGCAGGGCGAGGGCGCCAAGATTGTCGGCAAGGTGATGGGCATCAAGCTGGATGCGTCCTTCGTCATCACCGACAAGGCCGTCGAGGGAGAGGGCACGGACCCCGGCATGCTGCTGCGCGGTCAGGCCACCAAGTACCTGAAGGAGAAGTTCAGCTCCGTGCTGGACCCGAGCAAGTCCCTGGACCAGGTGAAGGGCGCCCTGAGCTGA
- a CDS encoding DUF1015 family protein: MARVHPFPALLPSLARTLEPSGVVPRGNAAPQPAHVRPLLEAANPSAELRRQRESGVLLIDARPSLYVVEVHSQAGKLGGPPVRYLLCGLRPDGGVPLEHDPYRPRAWEIEPAVTLTADDHGVFRGLLAEASERATPVWEGEYGGRMLVLRRIEPSPVSKRIQAVLDEAPMRPLTALADVGPTLAAIVPLSDPGLELLPVHRALKGVGTFREETFLTLVTAYARVYELDEPLDTPRGLVAARERLATLISGHHAVLLVLPGGRGRILRFRQGLDLAHLKGAPRNPTLRSLDLALLNALVLRTVLGIQEPESPGHPQVFPVEGLLPLVKGVETGTFQVGFALNPPPVWEVRAVMEAQATLPPRTLRVEPMPPAGLLYLDTDA; encoded by the coding sequence ATGGCGCGCGTCCATCCCTTCCCGGCCTTGCTGCCCTCCTTGGCTCGGACTCTCGAGCCCTCTGGTGTCGTGCCGCGTGGAAACGCGGCGCCCCAACCGGCCCATGTCCGGCCCTTGCTGGAGGCGGCCAATCCCTCGGCGGAGCTTCGTCGCCAGCGAGAGTCGGGGGTGTTGCTGATAGACGCCCGGCCCTCCCTGTACGTGGTGGAGGTCCACAGCCAGGCGGGCAAGCTGGGGGGCCCGCCTGTGCGCTACCTCCTCTGCGGGCTGCGGCCGGATGGAGGGGTGCCGCTGGAGCACGACCCGTATCGTCCTCGCGCCTGGGAAATCGAGCCCGCCGTCACCCTCACCGCGGACGACCACGGTGTCTTCCGGGGGCTGCTGGCGGAGGCGAGTGAGCGGGCGACCCCTGTCTGGGAGGGGGAGTATGGCGGTCGCATGCTCGTGCTGCGCCGAATCGAGCCCTCGCCCGTCTCCAAGCGCATCCAGGCCGTGCTGGACGAGGCGCCCATGCGCCCGCTCACCGCGCTGGCGGATGTGGGGCCGACGCTGGCGGCCATCGTGCCGCTGTCGGACCCGGGCCTGGAGTTGTTGCCCGTGCACCGCGCGCTCAAGGGCGTGGGGACGTTTCGGGAGGAGACCTTCCTCACGCTGGTGACGGCGTACGCGCGTGTCTACGAGTTGGATGAGCCGCTCGATACGCCTCGTGGGTTGGTGGCCGCGCGTGAGCGGCTGGCGACGCTCATCAGCGGGCACCACGCGGTGCTGCTCGTGTTGCCCGGCGGCCGAGGACGCATCCTGCGCTTCCGGCAGGGCCTGGACCTGGCGCACTTGAAGGGCGCGCCTCGCAACCCGACGTTGCGAAGCCTGGACCTGGCACTGCTCAATGCGCTGGTGCTGAGGACGGTGCTCGGCATCCAGGAGCCCGAGTCACCCGGGCATCCGCAGGTCTTCCCCGTCGAAGGACTGCTGCCCCTGGTGAAGGGCGTGGAGACGGGGACGTTCCAGGTGGGCTTCGCCCTCAACCCTCCGCCGGTGTGGGAAGTGCGCGCCGTGATGGAGGCGCAGGCCACGTTGCCGCCGAGGACGCTGCGGGTGGAGCCGATGCCACCCGCGGGCCTGTTGTACCTCGACACGGACGCGTGA
- a CDS encoding deoxyribodipyrimidine photo-lyase — protein sequence MPNGFSWSELAVDSARIIVVKDVPLPSSGRDFVLYWCMVNHRAEENHALDTAIALANLLGLPVVVYHALRPDYPHASDRLHAWALEGMADLAQAFASRGIPYWVELPRHAREHVARISELGRRAAAVVSDFFPTYIIPGHLRGAARTLEVPLFAVDASCVVPMQRIATLQAGAYTLRPKLQKLWPEYLGRTLRPRPLKARAHTLSPGFELADAREARRTLSGFHLDHSVPPLDERGGRKAGLKALDAFLHEKLEGYDAERNDPGRAHQSGLSPFFHWGNLFAGEAARAALRARGTDDPAVRSFLEELLVRRELGFNFCFHTPEARQLSTESLPAWARETLRAHQQDAREHLYSLEQLEHAHTADGLWNAAQRELRERGRIHNYLRMLWGKKILEWSPTPEEGLRRIAHLNDKYAVDGRDPASVANFMWVLGLHDRPFQERKVLGKVRPMSSPRTAEKYDLAPYMARWGRPEDPPVKLKRSRGVASR from the coding sequence ATGCCCAACGGGTTCTCGTGGTCCGAGCTCGCCGTCGATTCCGCTCGCATCATCGTCGTCAAGGACGTGCCCCTTCCCTCCTCCGGGCGAGACTTCGTCCTGTACTGGTGCATGGTCAACCATCGCGCCGAGGAGAATCACGCGCTCGACACGGCCATCGCGCTGGCCAACCTCCTGGGTCTTCCCGTGGTGGTGTACCACGCCCTGCGGCCAGACTATCCCCATGCCTCGGACCGGCTTCATGCGTGGGCCCTGGAGGGCATGGCGGACCTGGCGCAGGCCTTCGCCTCACGCGGGATTCCCTACTGGGTGGAGCTGCCCCGCCATGCCCGGGAGCATGTGGCGCGCATCTCGGAGCTGGGCCGGCGCGCCGCCGCCGTCGTGTCCGACTTCTTCCCCACGTACATCATTCCAGGGCACCTGCGTGGCGCGGCCAGGACCTTGGAGGTTCCACTGTTCGCGGTGGACGCCTCCTGCGTGGTGCCCATGCAGCGCATCGCCACCCTCCAGGCCGGTGCGTACACGCTGCGGCCGAAGCTCCAGAAGCTGTGGCCGGAGTATCTGGGCCGCACGCTGCGCCCTCGCCCCCTCAAGGCGCGCGCGCACACGCTGTCTCCCGGCTTCGAGCTGGCCGATGCACGCGAGGCCCGTCGAACCCTGTCGGGCTTCCACCTCGACCACTCGGTTCCACCGCTCGACGAGCGAGGAGGACGCAAGGCGGGACTGAAGGCGCTGGACGCGTTCCTCCACGAGAAGCTCGAGGGATACGACGCCGAGCGCAACGACCCGGGCCGCGCGCACCAGTCCGGCTTGTCGCCGTTCTTCCACTGGGGGAATCTCTTCGCGGGTGAGGCGGCCCGAGCGGCGCTTCGTGCGCGCGGCACGGATGACCCCGCCGTGCGCAGCTTCCTGGAAGAGCTGTTGGTGCGGCGCGAGCTGGGCTTCAACTTCTGCTTCCACACGCCCGAAGCGCGTCAGCTCTCCACCGAGTCGCTTCCCGCCTGGGCTCGCGAGACGTTGCGCGCCCACCAGCAGGACGCGCGCGAGCACCTGTACTCACTGGAGCAACTGGAGCACGCGCACACGGCGGACGGACTGTGGAACGCGGCCCAGCGCGAGCTGCGAGAGCGAGGCCGCATCCACAACTATCTGCGCATGCTCTGGGGCAAGAAGATTCTCGAGTGGAGTCCGACGCCGGAGGAAGGGCTGCGCCGCATCGCCCACCTCAACGACAAGTACGCGGTGGATGGCAGGGACCCGGCGAGCGTGGCCAACTTCATGTGGGTCCTGGGGCTGCACGACAGGCCCTTCCAGGAGCGCAAGGTGCTCGGGAAGGTGCGCCCCATGAGCTCGCCGCGGACGGCGGAGAAGTATGACCTGGCGCCCTATATGGCACGTTGGGGCCGGCCGGAGGACCCTCCCGTGAAGCTCAAGCGCTCTCGTGGAGTCGCGAGCCGGTGA